A window of Cellulosimicrobium protaetiae genomic DNA:
CCGGTGCGGCGTGCCGGACGGGCCGTCGGCGCGTTGTCCGTGCGGCCCACCGGTCGGTTGACGGTCCTGTTGGCGATCACGTGCTGTGCAACGTCCCGACGAGGGGCCTTGTTCCCGCGCCCCGACGCCCGGCGAACCCCTCGCGGCACGTTCACGACCTCTCCACGCACCGCCGCGTGCCGGGCGTCGGGGCACGGGAGGGAGCAGGGTTCACCCCCGGATTTCACCCGGCGGGTCGGGCTCGGAGGGTGCGCCGTCGAGCGTCGATCGGGCGAGGTCGATCGACGCCGCGACCGTCCCGGCACGCACCGCGGCACGCGCGCCGCCCAGGTTCAGCCTCCGCACGCGCGTCCCGCCCGGGACGCTCACTGCGACGTAGACCGTGCCCGGAGGCTGCCCGTCCTGCGGATCCGGCCCCGCGACACCCGTGGTCGCGATCCCGACGTCGGCGCCCAGGACCGCCCGCACCCGCTGCGCCATCTGGCGAGCGACGTCCGGGTGGACGGCCCCGTGGGCGGCGAGGAGGTCGCCGTCGACACCGAGCGCGGAGCGCTTGACGTCGGTCGCGTAGGCCACGACCGCGCCACGGAGCACCCGCGACGCCCCCGGGACGTCGACGATCGTCGCGGAGAGCAACCCGCCGGTGAGCGACTCGGCGGTCGCCAGCGTCCACCCCCGGGACTCGAGGTCCGCGAGGAGACCCGCGACGTCCGGTCGCGGGGCCACGCCCTGCCCGGCGTCGTCCGCGCCCGGCGCACCCGTCACGACGCCGACGCGCCGTCCGGGGTCGGACCGCGCTCGGCGAGGCGGGCGGCGCGGATCGCGTCGCGCCGCAGCCGCCACCCCTGGTACGCGTACTCGACACCGGTCACGACCGTCACGAGGATCGCGGCGGCCAGCACGACCCAGGCCACGACGGCGATCCACGACGGGAGGTGGGACAGCGGCAGCAGGAAGAGCGTGATCGCGACGGTCTGGAGCACCGTCTTGAGCTTTCCGCCGCGCGACGCGGGCATGACCGCGTACTTGAGCACGGCGAACCGCATGAGCGTCACACCGAGCTCGCGTGCGAGGACCACCACCGGAACCCACCAGGGGAGCTCGCCGAGGGGCCACGCGAGCAGCACGAGCGCGGTGCCGACGAGGAGCTTGTCGGCGATCGGGTCGAGAAGCTTCCCGAGGTCCGTGACGAGGTCGTACTTGCGCGCCAGGTAGCCGTCGAGACGGTCCGACGTGGCGGCGAGGACGAAGATGCCCGTCGCGACCAGACGCCACGTGACGGACTCCCCGTCGTCGACGAGGAGCGCCCACGCGAAGAACGGGACGAGCAGGATCCTCGCCATGGTGACGAGGTTCGCGGAGTTCCACGGCGAGGGGACGGCTGTGACCACGCCACCAGCCTAGGGGGTCACCCGGGGTGCCCCGACCGTGGTCCGTCCTCGCGTCCGCCCGCCGGGGACGGTGACCGACCTGACCGGACGGCGGCCGAGAACCGGCTCAGCGCCAGCCCTGCTCGACGTCGGCCCCGTCGTGGTAGTCCGTCGCGACGGGTGGCATGTGCCCCTCCGTGCCCTCGCCGTAGTCGTGCCCCGTCCCGACGCCGGACGCGGGGGGCGCGGCGGCGGCCTGCCCGTCGAAGACGTCCTGCGCCGGCTCCCCGCGGATCAGCGCGAGCGCGGACGGCAGCTCCTCCGGCGTGACGAGCACCTCGCGCGCCTTGGACCCCTCGGACGGACCGACGATCTCGCGCGACTCGAGGAGGTCCATGAGGCGCCCGGCCTTGGCGAACCCGACGCGCAGCTTGCGCTGCAGCATCGACGTCGATCCGAACTGCGACGTCACGACGAGCTCCGCGGCCTGCAGCAGCAGGTCGAGGTCGTCGCCGATGTCCTCGTCGATCTGCTTCTTCGCGGCCGACACGGTGACGTCCTCGCGGTACACCGGCTTGAGCTGGGCCTTGACGTGCTCCACGACGGAGTGCACCTCGGACTCGGAGACCCACGCCCCCTGGACGCGCATAGGCTTCGCCGCGCCCATCGGCAGGAACAGCGCGTCGCCCTGGCCGATGAGCTTCTCCGCGCCGGGCTGGTCGAGCACGACGCGCGAGTCCGCGAGCGAGGACGTCGCGAACGCCAGGCGGGACGGGACGTTCGCCTTGATGAGGCCCGTGACGACGTCGACCGACGGGCGCTGCGTCGCGAGCACGAGGTGGATGCCGGCGGCGCGCGCGAGCTGCGTGATGCGCTGGATCGACGCCTCGACGTCGCGCGGGGCGACCATCATGAGGTCCGCGAGCTCGTCGACGACCACGAGCAGGTACGGGTACGGCGCGATCTTGCGCTCGGAGCCCGGCAGCGGCTTGACCTTGCCGGAGCGCACGGCGGCGTTGAAGTCGTCGATGTGCTTGTACCCGAACGCGGCGAGGTCGTCGTACCGCGCGTCCATCTCGCGCACGACCCAGTCCAGCGCCTCGGCGGCCTTCTTCGGGTTGGTGATGATGGGCGTGATGAGGTGCGGGATGCCCTCGTAGATCGTCAGCTCGACGCGCTTCGGGTCCACGAGCACGAGACGCACCTGCTCGGGCGTCGAGCGCATGAGGATCGACGTGATCATGGAGTTGATGAAGCTCGACTTGCCCGCACCCGTCGCGCCCGCGACGAGGATGTGCGGCATCTTCGCGAGGTTCGCGACGACGTAGCCGCCCTCGACGTCCTTGCCCACGCCCATGACCATGGGGTGCTCGGTGCGCCGCGCGGCCGAGGATCGGAGCACGTCGCCGAGCACGACCGTCTCTCGGTCGGTGTTGGGGATCTCGATGCCGATCGCGGACTTGCCCGGGATGGGCGCGAGGATGCGCACGTCGGCGCTCGCCACCGCGTAGGCGATGTTGTTCGACAGCGACGTGATGCGCTCGACCTTGACCTTGGGGCCGACCTCGACCTCGTAGCGCGTGACGGTCGGTCCGCGCGTGAAGCCCGTCACCTTCGCGTC
This region includes:
- a CDS encoding FtsK/SpoIIIE family DNA translocase, yielding MATRTSPQARRTASNRTPAPRTSARGGSSTARGTSRAGTGRGRSSSAARRPARRPSSAPPWPVRAVRAAWLGAAHGVGALVRTIGKGARELDPAHRRDGVAFFLIALAVVVAAREWWGIDGTFGRVVHGVVAGTFGLAGVAVPVLLLWLAVRIMRHPERAQANSRVAIGLTLIVVSVCSLVHISEDLPAPRDGFEAVQDAGGIVGYLAATPVTTGLTPWFAVPIFLLLGFFGLLVVTATPVHRIPSRLRGLYDVLTGNHRTGDEELDSDGLPLAEGVSRHDGTDAAPAGRRPRKPRKTKAQRAAEAAEIEKPEGGFSGDEAFETAAFLDYEDDSPRGRGTKRRRDDPAPGTAPTEAVPAVGQGTAQDTAAAVMGAVAPAPGDGAGSVPPPPPSSPLPRGVQPMLEGDTVYLLPNEDFLVKGAPHKVRSAANDRVVEALTQTFEQFEVDAKVTGFTRGPTVTRYEVEVGPKVKVERITSLSNNIAYAVASADVRILAPIPGKSAIGIEIPNTDRETVVLGDVLRSSAARRTEHPMVMGVGKDVEGGYVVANLAKMPHILVAGATGAGKSSFINSMITSILMRSTPEQVRLVLVDPKRVELTIYEGIPHLITPIITNPKKAAEALDWVVREMDARYDDLAAFGYKHIDDFNAAVRSGKVKPLPGSERKIAPYPYLLVVVDELADLMMVAPRDVEASIQRITQLARAAGIHLVLATQRPSVDVVTGLIKANVPSRLAFATSSLADSRVVLDQPGAEKLIGQGDALFLPMGAAKPMRVQGAWVSESEVHSVVEHVKAQLKPVYREDVTVSAAKKQIDEDIGDDLDLLLQAAELVVTSQFGSTSMLQRKLRVGFAKAGRLMDLLESREIVGPSEGSKAREVLVTPEELPSALALIRGEPAQDVFDGQAAAAPPASGVGTGHDYGEGTEGHMPPVATDYHDGADVEQGWR
- the pgsA gene encoding CDP-diacylglycerol--glycerol-3-phosphate 3-phosphatidyltransferase, whose protein sequence is MVTAVPSPWNSANLVTMARILLVPFFAWALLVDDGESVTWRLVATGIFVLAATSDRLDGYLARKYDLVTDLGKLLDPIADKLLVGTALVLLAWPLGELPWWVPVVVLARELGVTLMRFAVLKYAVMPASRGGKLKTVLQTVAITLFLLPLSHLPSWIAVVAWVVLAAAILVTVVTGVEYAYQGWRLRRDAIRAARLAERGPTPDGASAS
- a CDS encoding CinA family protein, whose amino-acid sequence is MTGAPGADDAGQGVAPRPDVAGLLADLESRGWTLATAESLTGGLLSATIVDVPGASRVLRGAVVAYATDVKRSALGVDGDLLAAHGAVHPDVARQMAQRVRAVLGADVGIATTGVAGPDPQDGQPPGTVYVAVSVPGGTRVRRLNLGGARAAVRAGTVAASIDLARSTLDGAPSEPDPPGEIRG